ggggctgctttggtctgtttttgctttctgtTCCCTGGGTGGCCCAGCGCTAGTCTCTGCTGAACACATTGAGGCTGTCAGAGCCCTGGCGACGCGGCTCTCCTGTGCCGTCGCAGTAACGCTGTAGCGCCGCGCTAATGTCGCCCGAGACGCTACCCACAGCGGCGCGAGGACGTTCGCGCGTCAGCGGGCGGCCCGCTCCAGCGAGTAACGCTCGTGTCCCACGCAGGTTCGGCGGAGCTGAGCTGCCGGGAGGTGCGCCTGACCCGCCACGTCACCGACGGGCAGTGCCGCAGCGCCAAGCCGGTGAGGGAGCTGGTGTGCGCCGGGCAGTGCGTCCCCGCCCACCTGCTGCCCAACTCCATCCTGCGGGGGAAGTGGTGGCGGGGCGGCGGGACCGAGATCCGCTGCGTCCCCGCGCACTCCCGCGTCCGCCGCGTCCAGCTGCACTGCCCCGGCGGCGGCCGCAGGACTTACAAAATGCGCGCCGTCACCTCCTGCAAGTGCAAGCGCTACACCCGCCAGCACAACCAGTCAGAGGTCAGGGCCCCACCCAGGCCCCACCGCAACAAGAAGCGGGCTCGCGGGAACCAGGACCAGAGCAGGAACAACAGCCCGGAGACGGGCAACTCGTACTGACACTGCCCGGCTCCCatctcagactcacacacacacacacacacacactcacacacacgtacatgccacacacacctacgcccccccacacacaacgCCTCTCCTTCACGAGCGGGAGAAGAGTAGAAACGCGCTAACCAGCGGGAGACTGTGTGTCGGACTTCTGCACCGAGCATCGTTCACACCCGTAGCCCCAGAACTTTGCCTCAGCATAATTGTCGGTTATTTCGCACGATCCCTCGAGTCTTAGAGAGTGGGACAGTTTGCGAGTGTTGAAGGCAAAAGGACTACTCTGACAGGACATCCTATTGGAGAGGGAAGACCCAGTGGACCTTTCCGCTGTGCCGTTGAGAAGTTCCTGTTTGCCCAATGAGAATTTCCTccttatttgaaaatacatctCCGCACAGCAAGCAGAGCTCCAGTCTCAGGGCTGGAAAACAAGTGCAAGCCATTGGCAGCTAGCGCCCACAGAGCTGACTGTTTTCTCTCATCGATACGTCATCTGTTGCTCTCTGATAGGAAGCTCCCTGCCTTGTGAACCTGTTCCTTTGTTGCTTTTGTGGCTGTTCGGCCCCCAGAGCTTCAGCCTGCTCGATTTGGCCGTATTACAACTAATGTCCACAGCATCTGGACAACCTCCAGAGCACGTGACCCCCAGGGCAAGCTGGGCCGCCCACCAGCGGCCCACTGCAAGGAGCTCCAAGGCTCATTTTCACGGGATCGCCCTAACTGGCGGggttctgtgtgactgtgagctgGACCCAGCACCACGACGGGTGAACTTAACCTTTTAAACCAACAGAGAGCACTTCAAGTTCAGCTCTGCCAGGGGCAATGAGTATTACCCGGACCAAAACTGTGACTTGTTTTAATTACTAAATTatcccattccagcacttaGGATGTGAGTCATTGAAAGGCATTCCCTCTAGACATTTCCTGTTTGCTACAAGAGAAGAAAATGGACGCTCCAGTGATTGGGGGAACATGCCAACACCCAGGCCTTGGCCGTTCTTTTATCCTACCTGGGGGACTGAACTGTAAACGCTTCCATGACCAGTCACGGTCTACGTTAACTGCCAAAAGGCTCAACGCTGCCCAGGCTGGACCCAGAATGCAGTAGAATcaggaaaaacacaaagcaacaaaaaagcttaaaaaagcTAAATGAGATTCAAGCTAAATCATGTTGAGGAGAACCTCGTGTCCTGTGGCTTTAACCAGAGTCTTTGATGGTCCAGTCTGTGCTTAGGATGCGTTGGGCCTATTCCTAGGAAATCAAGAAATTCACTTTATTTCTCCTAGGTGCTCAAGGTCCATATGTTCTTCATGATTGGTTGCTGATTCTGTTTTTGTAAACAGTGCCTCCAatatttgcttctttttttttgttgccaagTTAGCAGAATTGTGTTAAGCACTGACTGTACATACCGCACCTGTGTGGTCTGCTGGACTGAATCCCTCACATGTCACTCAGCTgaaaggggggggaaggaaaaagACCACAGACCGACCATtgcaaacatttaatatttattgtttcctTCTTCTGAATTATTTATACGGCATTTTGTAGTTACGGTAGCTGCTACTGTCATGTAGAGGAAAAGAACGACTGAATAAAGTAAAGGAAAATCTATctggaaaaactgaaagtgCCTATTACTTTGTCGCTTCTCATCacacctctgacctctgacggTGTCTGTTTTCTGCTCGTCTGTCTCCGTCTGCACAGCGATCAAACTGCCACAGGTAAGTGCCAAGCGTCGCTGATGCTGAAAAGCCAAGGCTCAGTGGGCCTTTGCCGTGTCTGGGTTTGTTCTctgaagaggaaaaagaggaaCTGACAGGGCGCAGATGCTGCAGCGCTCAGTAAATCTCTCAGCGTTATTGTTTTAGCGGCTGTGTGGACCAGGAACCGTACTCAGAGGAAAGAGCCTCAGAGTAAGGAGAgatgatctaggatcagttttttCATTTAAGCTCCTAATGGATGAAGTGAAGATAGGGACAGGAAACCTGATTTAAGATCAGGATGATATATTGTGAATACAGGCCCCGATCTCACGTAAAATTGTTACTTTATGGGCTTCTTTAAAAGCTCAAATCTCTGTATGCTAGCACAGCACAAATCTCTATGTAGGCTTGCATAACACAATTCCCTATGTACATTTGCATAGCACAAATCTCTATGTATGTTGGCATGGTACATATCTCTATGTAAGCTGGCATGGCACAGATCTCTATGTACACTGGCATGGCTCAGTCCAAGAAAAGCTCTTCCAATAAACAAACAGGATCCCAGTGCTTGTgtacaacactgaacacagtgtttATGTTGTGCATTGCTGGCAGAGGGCTTGTTTTTAGTGCTCTAGACCAGACCAGCAAACAGTGGGGCAGCGCGATGCGATGTGTTTCTCAGTGAACCACAGAAAGGCCCGCCCGCTGGACCCTGCggggaaaaagaaagcaatGGAATGATTCCAATGGAAGAAACAAAAtctcaaagaaaaaacaaacgaatcgtgcgttttttttttcgtatcTGGGAGGGTTTTCGGTTTCGCGCGCTCGCACCGAAAGAGCCGGTTCCGCGCGCCCGAGCCGCTTGGCGCGGCGTGCTTTCCCTCAAGCCGGAATTCTGGGCGGGAGCGGCACCTAAATAAATCGATGGCGACAGAGCATCTGCCCTGAGTTACGGCGACTGAAGGGGTCGTGGCCCCAGAACCACCTGGAAGGGGCCTCCGCGCGGTCCGCTGGGAACACCGATATGTTCGCGGGGGCCGTacattacgtttttttttttttacagcatcgTTACTTACGCAGGAACCTCACTCATCTGACATCTCCGCTGGGCTGCAGTACGTCTGTTATGAACTAAAAAGCCAgacctgaaatgaaaataaatcaaactttCCTGATCAGTCACTgctttgtaattatttaattacaggCACATAGAAAAACACTTTAAGCCTTGGCACACCGCAACTAATGATTGATGGTTTCTGTTCTCTAGGAGCAGGGCAGCTGCtttgttactgtaaaaaaaaaatgcacggAAGAGAGCTTTGGTTGTGCTGTGTGGGAAAAAGAGCTAGTGAAAGTATTTGAGGTACATATACAGCTCAAAGTATAAAATGTGTGATAATCTTCACAGATCTGCAGAAGTTCCAGTCAACAGTGGCATAATCAGGACTCCACAAATAATGCCTTAAATAAAGGTACACTGTCCCATCATGACTAACTAATGCCGGTTACATTCTGAGAAACGTGGATGAGAAAGTGAAAAATCTGctatttgtttcagtttttaaccCTTTGTTTGTCAAAAATGGCCCACTATCAACAACCCCCCTGTGATAAAGcctatttattgaattttaaatcataaatcaaTAATGTTCATGAAGAAACACAATCGTACCCTAACAGTGTGCTGcttttgataaaaataaataaataaaaaatataaatgttgaacTAATGGTATGGTCATTCCAGGAAAAGTCCCATTTCATGCTGAAAAATTTAACTTAGGGAGTTTTCACTGTTGCTAAACTCACAGTTTTTGACCCTGAGGACAACACAAGGATTCAGCCTAACAAACCAGCCATATGTAGCCATGTACAATTacagactagctagctaacgtatcTCAGGACTTAATatgaaatttcacattttcagagcTTCTGACCTGTTAGCACAGTTGATCCTATATAGACAATGCTTGCATGCTAGAATTCTGAAGAAACCAAGACCtagttaaatatgaaaaaacgaAATAATTAATTGTTTCTCTTCACAGTTACTGCATGTAGAAGAATGTCTTATCCATTGTTTAATTTAACTCATTTTGCTGTATCTGCACTAGAgttggaaagtccaggggtcataAAGTACAATTcttgccatgtgtttcttccacccatgaattTAGGcaactgatttcactaattagttctgcctcctggTTGAAGTAtcgtgctaattagcaaattcaggtgattggaacaaaatacttactttctgaacctggttTTCCACCTCTGATCTACACCACATCGGCACAGGTGCGCGCACGACTCACCTGACATCCAGCTATGGAATTGGGACAGCTTTCGATCTTCAGGTAAAGCCTGCCATTACTGCCCAAACTGACGTTTTTACCCCCGGGTTCAATTGAACACCCAACGATGGTGATGCCATCACCAGCCATCGTTCCCGTGTGGCTCCACCATCGCTGACTCCACTGCATTTACCCAACATGTCAAACCTCTTTAAAAGCCATAAAAGACTCTAATAAACATCCCCAGACTCCGCTCTAAAGTGCACATGTAAGGACTGTGTTGTCCTTTGATCTCCGGTAATGGAAATGGTCATATCTCATTACAGCCGTCGCGCACGTACATTGTCACGCTCGCGCCAGTGGGCTCATCAATAAAGGTCGCTGCCTATGCGCCGAGACCCTGTCGGCGGGCCAGCGCTCTGATGTCGTGCCAAATCCAAACGCCGGGAATTGAATTAAACAGATCGCATATCTCCCTTTCAGATGCCCAAATGCTTTATGTGTCAACTGGTTAGCTTTGCATCTCGGAAAACAAAGCCCAGAGCCTTTGGCCTCTGCTGCATCTCGCTAGCTCGCGAGCAGAACTGGAGCTGACGAGGCAGGCAGACGAGGCCGTGTGGTTTGGGACGCCCCTCTCTCGTTGGCGGTAATGTCTGGTAGGAAACGACGCGGCCGATTCTCGGCAAACCCTCTGTAATATCAGGTTTCCCGGAGCATTGCTCAACtgcattttttaatctgataaaATGTAACACATTACACAATATTGCCAGAATTACACAAGGAATTAGAGATTTTTATCTACTGGGTTTAGCCAGCGCAGTTTGTTTGGGTAACTAATGCACTTTTCCTGCACATGTTTCTTTGTGTATGTGAAGGGAGGAGGACTATATTCAGAAGGCACACACATGGGCTGTAACAGTGGTATCAGAAGGGCTCGTGTGAGAGCTTCACCTGTCCTGCCTTTTCTGGCCACACTGAAATAAGCGTTTAAACGAAACTCAGCCCAGCACAGGATGTGCTGGCTGAGAGCACAGAAGGTACATGTGCTTCTGCTAAGGCTCTTAACTGGATCAGTTAAGCTGGAAACGAGTCGTTTCTCTGAGAATTCAAGCAGTTTGGTCTGGAAAGATGAAGTAAGCAGTGGTGGGCCAGGTCCAAAATTCAGCAGTGCAGGTGCCTCTGTCTACACGTTACAATTTGATGGGATGTTTTTGGTTACGAGATGAAGTTTGggtctggggtggtggggtggggagtaGGTTAATCACAGAGATCACTGAGGTGAGTGGACAGTGGACAGGAGGACAGTTCACAGTGACAGCAGTCACCAGCACAGATGTACAACAGAGAGTTTGGAATCTAGTATCTGAACAGGCAAAGAAGGAGAAACAAGAAGTAACAGCTGAGGgagcagaaaacaaagaaacattttgaaaagaaaatgagaacaaCAGCAATGAACACGCCAATCTGGCAACCGGAGGGCACATTTCTCAATTTCACCGTCCCAATTTGTAATGACTAAAGCAACCAGCAAAGCAAAATACGAATCCACCCCAGTGGCATACAAATTAAGAACATGTGGGCTGCTGTAGTCTCTGGAAAGTGTGGGAAGGAAGAGTCACGAACAAGCCGGGCTATTGGGTGCGGAGGAGTTTAGGAGTTTATCTGGTCTGAAAATTACGTGGCATCAAATCTAAACAGGCACCTTGAGTACTTGTCTGCCCAGAACACACGCCAAGGACATTGCGTTACAATactggcatttggcagacgctcttatccggagaGACTTACTGTGAGAAGACAAGTCCATGGGTTTTGTTCTGTCTTGCTACTCATCTAAGTAAGACCAGGTTGTGCCAGGGCACACACTTCCATCCCATACAGAGCCCATTTAATCACCTGGCAGGGTAACCAGCACATAACGTTACCCAGGCAAAGATGGATCGCATTTTATGCTATCAAATGGTGCCGATCCGAAGATCTCAATGTTCTCTGTGCTGGTTGATGCGATGGGCATGGTGGACAGGAGGAACCATTCAGGTGATTTCAAGCATATTACTTTTGTGGAGGATCTGGGCAGCTTCCCAGCTAAAATCAGGGGCATAGAAACTACAGAGGCCACGCACGTCAGTACGGTTCTTTAGTCCATGTTTCCTTCTGGCACTAATGTTGTGTGAATGTGGGGGCACGTATGTGTGAGAAATCATCTTTGGCAAAGAGGTTTGGCTCCAATAAGAAGGTATGACAGTCTATCAGAACCCTCTAACAATAACCACGAGGGGCCCATCTTAACCCTATTTTAATAACTCAATCAGGGGTCTTCTATGTCACAGTGTGTGCCATAGGTAAAACAGGATGGAAGTACATGGTTGTAAACACACAGGCCTCCTTAACCATGGCATCCTCCATGAACACCAGGACAATGGTAACTGACTTATACccttacaaaaataatatattaaagttaattttttaaGCATACAGCACTTAAATATAtcaagtttattttaattatattattaagtaCTTTACAAAACTAAATTGCGTcatacacttttatttattatttagctaCTTATAAACTTTGCATGCTAACTTAGTATACTTTAAGTATTTTAAACTGTGATCTAATTGTACTAGTGGAAAGTACTGTAAAATGCAAGTGCATTTCAAGCAGTCCATAATAACAACACTTTCAACACCACACCCACATAATACATCAAATAAGTCTTCAATCTGTGTATTAATGAGGTGTGCTTCCCTGAAGCAAATAAACTATTGACCTGATTGTCCTCAAATAACCACTTCTGGAAGCAGATGTTCTCAAAAACCAACTTAAAACAGACaacgtattaaaaaaaaacgtaaaattGAGGATAACTGTATGAGTTTCCAGGTCATGTTGGAAATCCTATTCAATGTGTGCCTCATTTAAATCCTACAGAACAAATGAAACACAGCAGGATGATTTGGACAGATTGAAAACATGAGGACAGTTCTGAGAGCAGGCACGATGCTTCTCCGCTTCGCCAAAAGGAAGGCTCGGCCAGGACACCAAACCCACCAGAAACCGATCTGCAAATATTGGATCGTCAATAAAATGATTTGCATCAAATTTTTCTTAATCGGAGTGGTGAGTCAACAGCTCCGTGATGGCAGCAGTGCTTTAGTTTTTGTGAAGGATTTACT
This genomic window from Anguilla rostrata isolate EN2019 chromosome 17, ASM1855537v3, whole genome shotgun sequence contains:
- the LOC135243663 gene encoding sclerostin-like; translated protein: MQVSLALVYSSSVLFLLQGCFTAVRGWRVFKNDATENIPDYTEEAQSPEEPLQLSNNTLNRPKQGVRSLGGRRFSSNSQQSYGSAELSCREVRLTRHVTDGQCRSAKPVRELVCAGQCVPAHLLPNSILRGKWWRGGGTEIRCVPAHSRVRRVQLHCPGGGRRTYKMRAVTSCKCKRYTRQHNQSEVRAPPRPHRNKKRARGNQDQSRNNSPETGNSY